In Phenylobacterium koreense, one DNA window encodes the following:
- a CDS encoding lipopolysaccharide biosynthesis protein, with protein sequence MDRKVSASVFWSFVRFGSDQIFNLVAFFVMARLLSAAEFGLFAVAFVYAEAGKIIVSGGLVSGFYRAREVTPKLADTLFWSNMGLASFLALGGLVAQQPISVAFGRPEGGAVVATLGFVLPITALGASHMSRNLREFGHKSLALRSLLSGLFASGLAVLAALNGFGVWSLVIQRYVAEVINTLVAWSAFRWRPGFQFSFSTLKAQLQLGGNIALSQIIVLFTARVQDLIISHAFGAGAVGFYRMAWKSTELISQGTITPFSLVSLPMLAKLQSDREAFRRSYLRMVAISAAVSFPCIVGFGVLANELIPLIYGAKWAPSIALAQILAWLVTPYALNFFIGPALTALGRADLVVRLAAIDLVGTAVLCALAVPFGLRATAAAYVARCYLAMIFQLWVFKRAAGGLILDAIRAVLPQGLAASVMALAVLLFSGRREVFANGWLYVACAVALGAAVYALALILFVGGRVRREALAKVRGVVARQATTSLPG encoded by the coding sequence TTGGACCGCAAGGTCTCGGCGTCGGTGTTTTGGTCCTTCGTGCGTTTCGGCAGCGACCAGATTTTCAATCTCGTCGCCTTCTTCGTGATGGCGCGGCTGCTGTCGGCGGCCGAGTTCGGGCTCTTCGCCGTCGCCTTCGTCTACGCCGAGGCAGGCAAGATCATCGTGTCGGGCGGATTGGTGAGCGGCTTTTATCGGGCGCGCGAGGTCACGCCGAAGCTCGCCGACACGCTCTTCTGGAGCAACATGGGCCTGGCCTCGTTCCTGGCGCTGGGCGGCCTGGTCGCACAGCAGCCGATCTCGGTGGCTTTCGGTCGACCCGAGGGCGGCGCGGTCGTAGCGACGCTCGGCTTCGTGCTGCCGATCACCGCGCTGGGAGCCAGCCACATGTCCCGCAATCTGCGGGAATTCGGGCACAAGTCCTTGGCGTTGCGGTCGCTGTTGAGCGGGCTTTTCGCGAGCGGCCTGGCGGTGCTGGCCGCGCTGAACGGGTTCGGTGTCTGGAGCCTGGTCATCCAGCGGTACGTCGCCGAGGTCATCAACACCCTGGTGGCCTGGAGCGCCTTCCGATGGCGGCCAGGTTTCCAGTTTTCGTTTTCGACCCTGAAGGCCCAACTACAGCTCGGCGGCAACATCGCCCTCTCACAGATCATCGTCCTGTTCACCGCCCGGGTGCAGGACCTGATCATCTCGCACGCCTTCGGCGCCGGAGCGGTCGGCTTCTACCGGATGGCCTGGAAGTCGACGGAGCTCATCTCCCAGGGCACGATCACACCCTTCTCCCTGGTCTCGCTGCCGATGCTGGCCAAGCTTCAATCCGATCGCGAAGCTTTTCGCCGGTCATATCTGCGAATGGTGGCGATCAGCGCGGCGGTGTCCTTTCCCTGCATCGTCGGTTTCGGCGTGCTCGCGAACGAGCTGATCCCTTTGATCTATGGGGCGAAATGGGCGCCCAGCATCGCCTTGGCGCAGATCCTGGCCTGGCTGGTGACGCCCTATGCGCTGAACTTCTTCATCGGCCCGGCGCTGACCGCGCTTGGACGGGCGGACCTGGTCGTTCGCCTGGCCGCGATCGATCTGGTCGGGACCGCGGTCTTGTGCGCCCTGGCTGTTCCGTTCGGGCTAAGGGCGACCGCCGCGGCTTACGTCGCGCGGTGCTATCTGGCGATGATCTTCCAGCTATGGGTGTTCAAACGCGCCGCTGGAGGTTTGATCCTGGACGCGATCAGGGCGGTCCTGCCGCAGGGCCTGGCCGCTTCGGTGATGGCGCTCGCCGTACTGCTGTTCTCCGGCCGACGGGAGGTCTTCGCCAACGGGTGGCTCTACGTTGCGTGTGCAGTCGCGCTCGGCGCCGCGGTCTACGCGCTGGCGCTCATCCTGTTCGTCGGCGGTCGGGTGCGCCGGGAGGCGCTGGCAAAGGTCCGAGGCGTGGTGGCGCGCCAGGCTACGACCAGCTTGCCGGGTTGA
- a CDS encoding class I SAM-dependent methyltransferase, with amino-acid sequence MPNDKPVDQGKLEAFQGKMVGDMGAAISAALVLIGDKLGLYRTLAEIGPASSLDLANAAGAAERYVREWLAAQAASGYVEYDRTTGRFSMSPEQAMVFADEGGPAFMAGGFEVLAAMFRDEPKVTDVFKSGKGLGWHEHDSCLFRGTERFFRPGYNANLTSAWIPALEGVEARLNEGARVADVGCGHGASTVLMAKAYPKSRFYGFDYHGPSIERARQSAREAGVEDRVEFEVATAKDFNGGAYDMVAIFDALHDMGDPVGAARHIRENLAPDGAWLLVEPYAHDDLADNLNPIGRLFYSASTMICTPASLSQEVGLGLGAQAGEAKLRKVAEEAGFTRFKRAAETPFNMVFDVRP; translated from the coding sequence ATGCCGAATGACAAACCTGTCGATCAGGGCAAGCTCGAAGCTTTTCAAGGAAAGATGGTCGGGGACATGGGCGCGGCGATCTCCGCGGCTCTCGTGCTCATCGGCGACAAGCTCGGCCTCTACCGGACCCTAGCCGAGATCGGCCCGGCCAGTTCGCTCGATCTGGCGAACGCAGCCGGCGCGGCAGAGCGCTATGTCCGCGAATGGCTCGCCGCCCAGGCGGCCTCCGGCTATGTCGAATACGACCGCACGACCGGCCGTTTCTCCATGAGCCCCGAACAGGCGATGGTCTTCGCCGACGAAGGCGGGCCGGCCTTCATGGCTGGCGGATTCGAAGTGCTCGCCGCCATGTTCCGCGACGAGCCGAAGGTCACCGACGTGTTCAAGAGCGGCAAGGGCCTGGGCTGGCACGAGCACGACTCCTGCCTGTTCCGCGGCACCGAACGGTTCTTCCGCCCGGGCTATAACGCCAACCTCACCTCGGCCTGGATACCGGCGCTGGAAGGGGTGGAAGCGCGGCTGAACGAGGGCGCGCGCGTAGCCGATGTCGGCTGCGGCCATGGCGCTTCCACCGTGCTGATGGCGAAGGCTTACCCCAAGTCGCGGTTCTACGGCTTCGACTATCACGGCCCATCGATCGAACGGGCGCGCCAGTCGGCACGCGAAGCCGGCGTGGAAGACCGCGTCGAGTTCGAGGTCGCCACCGCCAAGGACTTCAACGGCGGCGCCTATGACATGGTGGCGATCTTCGATGCGCTCCACGACATGGGCGATCCGGTCGGCGCCGCGCGCCATATCCGTGAGAACCTGGCGCCCGACGGCGCCTGGCTGCTGGTCGAACCCTATGCTCACGACGATCTGGCCGACAACCTGAACCCCATCGGTCGATTGTTCTATTCGGCCTCCACCATGATCTGCACGCCCGCCTCGCTCAGTCAGGAGGTGGGTCTGGGCCTAGGCGCCCAGGCCGGGGAGGCGAAGCTGCGCAAGGTCGCCGAAGAAGCCGGGTTCACTCGCTTCAAACGCGCCGCCGAGACGCCGTTCAACATGGTCTTCGACGTCCGCCCCTAA
- a CDS encoding SLC13 family permease, with translation MNFDQIAALVVLVAVVGVLIHGRVRSDVAALSAAAALLLLGVVRPSEVQGAFASPAILALASLFVIAYAIELSGLLGLLIRQATRMCARLGERGLWLVIGLCGSVGGFLNNTPIVVLAAPIIKDVATSLGLSPKRFLMPLSYVTVLGGLLTLIGTSTNLLVNDMARNAGQPAFSLFEITPVGLTVAGAGALYLYLVGTRLLPKEDDKIASPRAPIPLGEQRGYEGGAGDAVLGDVALFGAADRPLQPRKAFLSLAVFVAVVAAAAAGWAPIAAAAFAGAVSLILMRVVSAEEAYAGLRPDVLLLIAGMVVVGMSIEITGLAAAGTELLIGFIRPFGPLAALIILYGVTLVATEFLSNAAVAVLLAPVAVALAESLGVDPRPFLVGVMMAASAAFATPFGYQTNVLVFQVGGYSYMDFVRVGAPLNLVTYVAAMIAIPIFFPF, from the coding sequence ATGAATTTCGATCAGATCGCGGCGCTCGTCGTTCTGGTCGCCGTTGTCGGCGTCCTGATTCATGGGCGGGTCCGGTCCGATGTCGCCGCGCTTTCGGCCGCCGCCGCGCTGCTGCTGCTCGGCGTCGTCCGGCCGAGCGAGGTGCAGGGCGCCTTCGCCAGCCCCGCCATCCTCGCGCTGGCTTCGCTGTTCGTCATCGCCTACGCCATCGAGCTGTCGGGCCTGCTCGGGCTGCTGATCCGTCAGGCGACGCGGATGTGCGCCCGGCTGGGCGAGCGAGGGCTTTGGCTGGTGATCGGCCTGTGCGGCTCTGTGGGCGGCTTCCTAAACAACACCCCGATCGTCGTACTGGCCGCGCCCATCATCAAGGACGTGGCGACCTCTCTGGGGCTTTCACCCAAGCGCTTCCTCATGCCGCTGAGCTACGTGACGGTGCTGGGCGGGCTGCTGACTCTGATCGGCACCTCGACCAACCTGCTCGTCAACGACATGGCGCGCAACGCCGGCCAGCCGGCCTTCAGCCTCTTCGAGATCACCCCCGTCGGACTGACCGTGGCCGGGGCCGGGGCGCTCTACCTCTATCTGGTCGGCACGCGTCTTCTTCCGAAGGAGGACGACAAGATCGCATCGCCCCGGGCTCCGATTCCGCTCGGCGAGCAGCGTGGCTATGAGGGCGGCGCCGGCGATGCGGTCCTTGGAGATGTCGCCTTGTTCGGCGCGGCGGACCGCCCATTGCAGCCCCGCAAGGCCTTCCTCTCGCTGGCCGTGTTCGTGGCGGTGGTGGCCGCCGCGGCTGCGGGCTGGGCGCCGATCGCGGCGGCGGCCTTCGCGGGGGCGGTCTCGCTGATCCTGATGCGCGTCGTCAGCGCCGAGGAAGCTTACGCGGGTCTTCGACCGGACGTGCTGCTGCTGATCGCCGGAATGGTGGTGGTCGGCATGTCGATAGAGATCACCGGCCTCGCCGCCGCCGGCACCGAGTTGCTGATCGGCTTCATCAGGCCGTTCGGCCCGCTGGCCGCCTTGATCATCCTCTACGGTGTGACGCTGGTGGCGACGGAGTTCCTCTCCAATGCAGCGGTGGCCGTGTTGCTGGCGCCCGTCGCCGTAGCGCTGGCCGAAAGCCTGGGCGTCGATCCGCGGCCCTTCCTGGTCGGGGTGATGATGGCCGCCAGCGCGGCCTTCGCCACGCCCTTCGGCTACCAGACCAATGTGCTGGTCTTCCAGGTGGGCGGCTACAGCTACATGGACTTCGTGCGTGTCGGCGCGCCGCTGAACCTCGTCACCTACGTCGCCGCGATGATCGCGATCCCGATATTCTTCCCGTTCTGA
- a CDS encoding GNAT family N-acetyltransferase, with protein sequence MIDLPEVVRTDKRFEIRVGDDVAFAEYRLRGDSVIFPHTVVPEAFGGQGVGKRLVEAGLAFAREQKLWVRPHCPFFHAYIAKRPELHELVHPDERPSLIKA encoded by the coding sequence ATGATCGACCTGCCCGAAGTGGTGCGCACCGACAAACGCTTCGAGATCCGTGTCGGCGATGACGTCGCCTTCGCGGAATATCGCCTAAGGGGCGACAGCGTGATCTTTCCGCACACCGTCGTGCCCGAGGCCTTCGGCGGCCAGGGCGTGGGCAAGCGGCTGGTCGAGGCGGGCCTGGCCTTCGCGCGCGAGCAGAAGCTCTGGGTGCGGCCACACTGCCCCTTCTTCCACGCCTACATCGCCAAGCGCCCCGAGCTGCACGAACTGGTGCACCCCGACGAGCGCCCGTCGCTGATCAAGGCCTAG
- a CDS encoding UBP-type zinc finger domain-containing protein, translating into MTCTHGAYLREVTPSADGCEECLKIGSGWVHLRLCRACGHVGCCDDSPNQHATKHFHATSHPIMETYDPPDGWGWCYVDEIMLDLEGATTPHPPGWRY; encoded by the coding sequence ATGACCTGCACGCACGGCGCCTATCTTCGCGAGGTCACGCCCTCGGCCGACGGCTGCGAAGAATGCCTGAAGATCGGCTCGGGCTGGGTGCATTTGCGCCTCTGTCGCGCCTGCGGTCATGTCGGGTGTTGCGACGACTCGCCCAATCAGCACGCCACCAAGCATTTCCACGCCACCAGCCACCCGATCATGGAGACCTACGATCCGCCCGACGGCTGGGGCTGGTGCTATGTGGACGAGATCATGCTGGACCTCGAAGGCGCGACGACGCCCCATCCGCCGGGCTGGCGCTACTGA
- a CDS encoding acyl-CoA dehydrogenase family protein — MDFSITPDQRLMQESLSRVLEAAAPLERVRKFAADREDPGADIWAALCDFGLPGVVVDEEHGGLGLGLLDAALAAEALGRSVAPTSFLGAVAGSVALTRAGSAAQQSAWLPKIAAGEVIVGLAISEPIAGARDGAGVDADGDRLTGKALFVTDAMSADLFVVADNAGGLHLVDGHAAGLAREPMTTIDLTRRLGELRFEGTESEPLAAHGLDAVRDAAWTLLAADTLGAAQVMIEKAVAYAKERRQFGRVIGSFQAVKHMCAEMAAELEPCRSLVWYAAYAFDDAPEEASLTAAHAKAHLSEVGRFIARTATEVHGGMGITDLLGLHYWFKRIGLDRQLLGGPERVRRIAAQIQGLAA; from the coding sequence ATGGATTTCTCGATCACCCCCGACCAGCGGCTGATGCAGGAAAGCCTGTCGCGTGTCTTGGAGGCCGCAGCGCCGCTGGAACGCGTCCGCAAGTTCGCCGCCGACCGGGAGGACCCGGGCGCCGATATCTGGGCCGCGCTCTGCGATTTCGGCCTGCCGGGCGTGGTCGTCGACGAGGAGCACGGCGGGCTTGGCCTTGGCCTGCTCGACGCAGCGCTCGCCGCCGAGGCCCTCGGCCGCTCGGTGGCGCCCACGTCCTTCCTCGGCGCGGTGGCCGGTTCGGTGGCCTTGACGCGCGCGGGATCGGCGGCCCAGCAGTCGGCTTGGCTTCCGAAGATCGCCGCCGGTGAGGTCATCGTAGGCCTGGCGATCAGCGAGCCGATCGCCGGCGCCCGCGACGGGGCCGGCGTCGACGCCGACGGGGACCGCCTCACCGGCAAGGCCCTCTTCGTCACGGACGCCATGAGCGCTGACCTGTTCGTGGTCGCCGACAATGCGGGCGGCCTGCATCTTGTCGATGGCCATGCTGCGGGCCTTGCGCGCGAGCCCATGACGACCATCGACCTCACCCGGCGGTTGGGCGAGCTGCGGTTCGAGGGGACGGAGTCCGAGCCGCTGGCGGCTCACGGCCTCGATGCTGTTCGCGATGCGGCCTGGACCCTGCTGGCGGCCGACACCCTGGGCGCGGCCCAGGTGATGATCGAGAAAGCCGTCGCCTACGCCAAGGAGCGGCGCCAGTTCGGCCGGGTGATCGGCTCGTTCCAGGCGGTGAAGCACATGTGCGCCGAGATGGCCGCGGAACTCGAACCCTGCCGGTCGCTGGTCTGGTACGCGGCCTACGCCTTCGACGACGCGCCCGAGGAGGCCTCGCTGACGGCCGCCCACGCTAAGGCGCACCTGTCGGAGGTCGGCCGCTTCATCGCCCGCACCGCCACCGAGGTCCATGGCGGCATGGGCATCACCGACCTGCTGGGCCTGCATTATTGGTTCAAGCGCATCGGCCTCGATCGGCAATTGCTGGGCGGGCCCGAGCGGGTCCGCCGCATCGCCGCGCAGATACAGGGCCTGGCGGCCTAG
- a CDS encoding acyl-CoA dehydrogenase family protein produces the protein MDLRLTPEMEGFRQEVRSFLTKHRDRYVGEAARPREAALEWQRLLIENGYAARTIPKVYGGYGAEPDILKARIIAEEFTAAGAPRGFANQGISMLVPTLLEVGSEEQKQRWIGPTLRGEVVWCQGYSEPGAGSDLASLQTKAVEDGDDFLISGSKIWTSTAAQADMIFCLVRTEPDAPKHDGISYLLFSMKTPGIEVRPLKTMTGSAEFNEVFFTDVRVPKSAVVGGRGKGWFVANATLKHERGMLGDPNATEARLHSLIELMKTESVDGRRLIDDPILRDRAMRLQARVMAMKFNGLRNLTSSLNGEPPGMAGLVVKLQGCELNHQIAALAIDALGELGVLYEDGPHLRAKGGWQRDYMFDLGLIIGGGTAQIQKNIISERGLGMPREPKLASA, from the coding sequence ATGGACCTTAGATTGACCCCGGAAATGGAAGGTTTTCGCCAGGAAGTCCGCAGTTTCCTGACGAAGCACCGGGACCGCTATGTGGGCGAGGCGGCCCGTCCTCGTGAGGCTGCGCTGGAGTGGCAGCGCCTGCTCATCGAAAACGGCTATGCGGCCCGCACCATCCCGAAGGTCTATGGCGGTTACGGCGCCGAGCCCGACATCCTGAAGGCCCGCATCATCGCCGAGGAGTTCACCGCCGCCGGCGCGCCGCGAGGCTTCGCCAACCAGGGCATCTCCATGCTGGTCCCGACCCTGCTCGAGGTCGGGTCGGAGGAGCAGAAGCAGCGCTGGATCGGCCCGACCCTGCGCGGCGAGGTGGTCTGGTGCCAGGGGTATTCGGAACCGGGCGCGGGCTCGGACCTCGCCTCGCTGCAGACCAAGGCGGTGGAGGATGGCGACGATTTCCTGATCTCCGGCTCGAAGATCTGGACAAGCACGGCGGCCCAGGCCGACATGATCTTCTGCCTCGTGCGGACCGAGCCGGACGCGCCCAAGCACGACGGCATCTCCTACCTGCTGTTCTCGATGAAGACGCCGGGGATCGAGGTGCGGCCGCTGAAGACCATGACCGGTTCGGCCGAGTTCAACGAAGTGTTCTTCACCGATGTCCGCGTGCCCAAGAGCGCGGTGGTCGGCGGGCGCGGCAAGGGCTGGTTCGTCGCCAACGCCACCCTGAAGCACGAACGCGGCATGCTGGGCGATCCCAACGCCACGGAGGCGCGGCTGCATTCGCTGATCGAGCTGATGAAGACCGAGAGCGTCGATGGACGGCGGCTGATCGACGACCCGATCCTGCGCGACCGCGCCATGCGCCTGCAGGCGCGGGTCATGGCGATGAAGTTCAACGGCCTGCGGAACCTGACCTCGTCCCTGAACGGCGAGCCGCCGGGCATGGCCGGCCTGGTGGTCAAGCTGCAGGGCTGCGAACTCAACCACCAGATCGCGGCCTTGGCGATCGACGCCCTGGGCGAACTGGGCGTGCTCTACGAGGATGGGCCGCATCTGCGCGCCAAGGGCGGCTGGCAGCGGGACTACATGTTCGACCTTGGCCTGATCATCGGCGGCGGCACCGCCCAGATCCAGAAGAACATCATCTCCGAGCGCGGCCTGGGCATGCCGCGCGAACCGAAGCTGGCGAGCGCCTGA
- a CDS encoding STAS domain-containing protein yields the protein MSDSQAPAVVSLPPILDLQAAEPLRAELLALRGRPVRLDASQVTRLGGLCLQVLMATRKIWAEDSLSLTVDQPSSVFSEQLAAFGAPELQFEV from the coding sequence ATGTCGGATTCGCAAGCGCCGGCGGTGGTCAGCCTGCCGCCTATCCTTGACCTGCAGGCGGCCGAGCCTCTGCGGGCCGAGTTGCTGGCCCTGCGTGGCCGCCCGGTGCGCCTCGACGCTTCCCAGGTCACCCGGCTGGGCGGCCTTTGCCTGCAAGTGCTGATGGCTACGCGGAAAATTTGGGCCGAGGACAGCCTTAGCTTAACCGTGGATCAACCGTCGTCGGTCTTTTCAGAACAACTGGCCGCTTTCGGCGCGCCCGAGCTGCAATTCGAGGTCTAA
- a CDS encoding response regulator, which translates to MSKTVLTIDDSRTMREMLNHALVQAGYTVIQAVDGVEGLEVLQANGADVVITDINMPRLDGFGVIEGVRANPDYRATPILVLTTESDAAKKERARAAGATGWIVKPFNPVKLVEAVRRVAA; encoded by the coding sequence GTGAGCAAGACCGTTCTGACGATCGATGACAGCCGCACCATGCGGGAAATGCTGAACCACGCGCTGGTCCAGGCCGGATACACCGTGATCCAGGCCGTGGATGGCGTGGAGGGGCTGGAAGTCCTGCAGGCCAACGGCGCCGACGTCGTCATCACCGATATCAACATGCCCCGCCTGGATGGCTTCGGGGTGATCGAGGGCGTGCGCGCCAATCCGGACTATCGGGCGACGCCGATCCTGGTGCTCACCACCGAGAGCGACGCGGCCAAGAAGGAGCGAGCTCGCGCGGCCGGCGCCACCGGCTGGATCGTGAAGCCCTTCAATCCGGTGAAGCTGGTCGAAGCCGTCCGCCGCGTCGCCGCCTGA
- a CDS encoding chemotaxis protein CheA translates to MDPFESIKQTFFQECDELLTDAEQGLLAMETGDADGETINAVFRAVHSVKGGAGAFGLEELIRFAHVFETVMDELRSGKMELTNEVAKTLLRAFDVLADHVAAARDGTMVDEARSSGMIAELKALIGDDGMEEEGDLGDEDFGFVPMAVSIDDEPVGEAAGDFDLPPPVALDEPQAAAGATWIIEFAPKTSMYAKANEAGLVLRELARLGESEVTLDDSALPSLDQMQAEHAYLSWTIRLTTEADEASIREVFEFVEDDCVLSIRCEDAAEPAATPVKASSSDDELARRSAEEPLDIAALLARVAATPEPEAEAAPVAVTPEPAPEAAPAAAAPAAAPAKTQAPANTNTAAAPQATIRVDLDRVDRLINAVGELVIQQAMLSQRVLESGLARSSNVVLGLEDLELLTREIQDSVMAIRAQPVKSVFQRMPRLVREVADMVGKRVKLVMEGENTEVDKTVIERLTDPITHMLRNAIDHGLEAPDERGAAGKPAEGVVHMRALHRGGRIVIEIQDDGRGINRPRVRGIAVEKGLITEDAVLSDEEIDNLIFLPGFSTAETISNVSGRGVGMDVVRRSIQGLGGRISISSEPGKGSKFTMSLPLTLAVLDGMVVTAAEQTLVAPLSAIVESLTPRAEDVHYVGGKDAVIRIRETFVPLIDVGVALGFRDVPTEPSQGVAVLVESEGGGKAALLVEAIQGQRQVVIKSLEANYQQIEGIAAATILGDGRVALILDVDALVTTQHRRKPSPRAEKRMAG, encoded by the coding sequence TTGGACCCGTTCGAGAGCATCAAGCAGACCTTCTTCCAGGAGTGCGACGAACTCCTGACCGACGCCGAGCAGGGTCTGCTGGCGATGGAGACTGGCGACGCCGACGGCGAGACGATCAACGCCGTCTTCCGGGCCGTGCACTCGGTCAAGGGCGGAGCCGGCGCCTTCGGCCTCGAGGAGTTGATCCGCTTCGCCCACGTCTTCGAGACGGTGATGGACGAGCTCCGCTCGGGGAAGATGGAGCTCACCAACGAGGTCGCCAAGACGCTGCTGCGCGCCTTCGACGTGCTGGCCGACCACGTGGCGGCCGCCCGCGACGGGACCATGGTCGACGAGGCCCGCTCCAGCGGAATGATCGCCGAACTGAAGGCGCTGATCGGCGACGACGGAATGGAGGAAGAGGGCGACCTCGGCGACGAGGACTTCGGCTTCGTGCCGATGGCGGTTTCGATCGACGACGAGCCTGTCGGCGAAGCGGCCGGCGACTTCGACCTGCCCCCGCCGGTCGCTCTGGACGAGCCGCAGGCTGCCGCCGGCGCCACCTGGATCATCGAGTTCGCCCCCAAGACCAGCATGTACGCCAAGGCCAACGAGGCCGGGCTGGTGCTGCGCGAACTGGCCCGCCTGGGCGAAAGCGAAGTGACGCTGGACGACAGCGCCCTGCCGTCGCTCGACCAGATGCAGGCCGAACACGCCTATCTGAGCTGGACCATCCGCCTGACCACCGAGGCCGACGAGGCCTCGATCCGCGAAGTATTCGAGTTCGTCGAGGACGACTGCGTCCTTTCGATCCGCTGCGAAGACGCCGCCGAGCCCGCCGCCACCCCTGTGAAAGCCTCGTCGAGCGACGATGAGCTCGCCCGCCGCAGCGCCGAGGAGCCGCTCGACATCGCCGCCCTGCTCGCGCGGGTCGCCGCCACCCCTGAGCCCGAGGCTGAAGCCGCCCCAGTCGCGGTCACGCCTGAACCTGCGCCTGAAGCCGCGCCGGCCGCTGCTGCTCCGGCCGCCGCGCCCGCCAAGACCCAAGCGCCGGCCAACACCAATACGGCGGCCGCCCCTCAGGCCACGATCCGCGTCGACCTGGACCGGGTGGATCGCCTGATCAACGCCGTGGGCGAGCTGGTCATCCAGCAGGCCATGCTGTCCCAGCGCGTCCTGGAGAGCGGACTGGCCCGGTCGTCCAATGTCGTCCTCGGCCTTGAGGACCTCGAACTGCTGACCCGGGAAATCCAGGACAGCGTGATGGCCATCCGCGCCCAGCCGGTGAAGAGCGTCTTCCAGCGCATGCCCCGCCTGGTGCGTGAGGTCGCCGACATGGTCGGCAAGCGCGTCAAGCTGGTCATGGAAGGCGAGAACACCGAAGTCGACAAGACCGTCATCGAGCGGCTCACCGACCCGATCACCCACATGTTGCGCAACGCCATCGACCACGGGCTGGAAGCGCCCGACGAGCGCGGAGCGGCCGGCAAGCCGGCCGAGGGCGTGGTCCACATGCGGGCCCTGCACCGCGGGGGACGCATCGTGATCGAGATCCAGGACGACGGCCGCGGAATCAACCGCCCGCGAGTCCGCGGCATCGCCGTCGAAAAGGGCCTGATCACCGAAGATGCGGTGCTGTCGGACGAGGAAATCGACAACCTGATCTTCCTGCCCGGCTTCTCCACCGCCGAAACCATTTCGAATGTCTCCGGCCGCGGCGTGGGGATGGACGTGGTCCGCCGCTCGATCCAGGGCCTGGGCGGGCGCATCTCGATCTCCTCGGAGCCGGGCAAGGGCTCGAAGTTCACCATGTCCCTGCCGCTGACCCTGGCGGTGCTGGACGGCATGGTCGTGACCGCCGCGGAACAGACCCTGGTGGCGCCGCTCTCGGCCATCGTCGAGAGCCTGACCCCGCGCGCCGAGGACGTGCACTATGTCGGCGGCAAGGACGCGGTGATCCGCATCCGCGAGACCTTCGTGCCGCTGATCGACGTCGGTGTGGCCCTCGGCTTCCGCGACGTCCCGACCGAGCCGTCGCAAGGCGTGGCCGTGCTGGTGGAAAGCGAAGGCGGCGGCAAGGCGGCCCTGCTGGTCGAGGCGATCCAGGGTCAGCGCCAGGTCGTGATCAAGAGCCTCGAAGCCAACTACCAGCAAATCGAAGGCATCGCCGCGGCGACCATCCTGGGCGACGGCCGCGTCGCCCTGATCCTCGACGTCGACGCCCTCGTCACCACCCAGCACCGACGCAAGCCGAGCCCTCGGGCCGAAAAGCGAATGGCAGGATGA
- a CDS encoding chemotaxis protein CheW, with product MNDPMTPAAAGARRELIAFRIADQEFCVDIMQVREIRGWTPATPLPRTPSFMKGVINLRGAVLPIVDLGARLGLTTSEPSARHVIMVVNIGGRTIGLLVEAVSDIINVSDDMVQPTPDVACDQVKTFVKGLFAIDGRMVSLISLDRVLPETEAEAA from the coding sequence ATGAACGATCCGATGACCCCGGCGGCCGCCGGCGCGCGCCGCGAATTGATCGCCTTCCGCATCGCCGACCAGGAATTCTGCGTCGATATCATGCAGGTGCGTGAGATCCGCGGCTGGACGCCTGCGACTCCCCTGCCCCGCACCCCTTCGTTTATGAAGGGCGTCATCAACCTGCGCGGCGCGGTGTTGCCGATCGTGGACCTGGGCGCGCGCCTGGGCCTGACGACCAGCGAACCCAGCGCCCGCCACGTTATCATGGTGGTCAATATCGGCGGACGGACCATCGGCCTGCTGGTCGAGGCGGTCAGCGACATCATCAATGTCAGCGACGATATGGTGCAGCCTACCCCGGACGTGGCCTGCGACCAGGTGAAGACCTTCGTGAAGGGCCTGTTCGCCATCGACGGGCGCATGGTCAGTCTGATCTCGCTGGACCGCGTGCTGCCGGAGACCGAGGCCGAGGCTGCATGA